A window of the Chelonoidis abingdonii isolate Lonesome George chromosome 19, CheloAbing_2.0, whole genome shotgun sequence genome harbors these coding sequences:
- the AGRP gene encoding agouti-related protein: MLNMLLLSWGVLLGIQTILTSDLSSSHLSEMHPSLDGADRSSYPSFLRKVKEAPVGPAGTLPRPGFDRMAMELRVADEDLIKEASVLEPEVLSAALQAQGREERSPRRCVRLLESCLGHQLPCCDPCATCYCRFFNAFCYCRKINATFPCGKN, from the exons ATGCTGAATATGCTGTTGCTGAGTTGGGGGGTGCTGCTGGGAATCCAGACCATCCTCACCTCTGACCTCAGCAGCAGTCACCTGTCAGAGATGCACCCCAGTCTGGATGGGGCAGACAGGTCCAGCTACCCCAGCTTTCTGCGGAAAGTCAAGGAGGCACCCGTGGGGCCCGCAG GAACTTTACCAAGGCCTGGGTTTGACAGGATGGCTATGGAGCTCCGCGTAGCTGATGAGGACCTCATAAAGGAAGCCAGTGTACTGGAGCCAGAG GTGTTGTCTGctgcactgcaggctcagggccgAGAGGAGCGCTCTCCACGCAGATGCGTCCGGCTGCTGGAATCCTGCCTTGGGCACCAGCTCCCTTGCTGTGATCCTTGTGCCACCTGCTACTGCCGCTTCTTCAATGCCTTTTGCTATTGCAGGAAAATCAATGCCACATTCCCATGTGGCAAGAACTAG